The Epilithonimonas zeae genome contains the following window.
TGAAAATAAGATTAATGTAACCGATAATGAAATAATTAATTTGATGTTATTTTTCTTATGTCTGAAAATTGAAATCAAATACAACATCAAATATCCCATCGGCATTTTGATAAGCAATATCGTCAGAAATTCTTCCAAAAAAGCGTGAACAAAAGTGGAGTAGACAGATTGTTTGTACTGGATTTCCATCCAATAATATTCTGTGTAAACTTCCAATATCAAATAGAATAACCAAAAAATGAAATGCCTTGCGAATCGTTTTTTCATAAAGTAAAACTACGTTTTTTAACTTTCCGATTTTCAAGATTGTTATGAACTACAGTTTTTAATACATCAATGATTCTCTTTTTCACATAAACAGTTATGATGTCATTGAACTGCTTAAAATGGTTGTGTGTAATTCCTGATAAGCTTTGTATCGCAAGTCGCTTTTTTCGATCTTTTTACGAGTTAATTTTAATAAAAAAATGAAAAAATCACTATTATTTATTTTGACGTCTGTCCTTTGCGAAATGTTCTTTGGACAATGGACAACAGGAGCCGATATGCCGGAAGGAATAAGAGCAGGGAATTCGATTTCTTATTCTGATGCCAGCAACAATGCTTATATGTACGTTATTGGTGGTAGAAACGACCAGGAAATTATTTCAAATAAAACCTATCGTTATAACATCAGAACCAATACCTGGGATACAAAACAGAATGCTCCAACACCAATTTTAGGGGCAGCCAGCGCAAGAATTGGAGATAACATTTTCATCATTGGAGGAATGGTTACAACGCCTGGAACTGTTACACGGAAAGTTTATAAATATAATATTGAAAATGATATCTGGAGTAATGTGGCAGATTTTCCGAGAGCATTTACAGACGGCGATGCAGTGCCTTATCAGGACAGTTTGATTTATGTCGTTGGAAGTTATAATTCTGAGAAAACTTTTGTTTATAATATTAATAAAGACAAATGGCGGGAATGCAATGCTGTTCCATCACCGGGAACTTCGCTTTCTTATGGTGCACTTTCAGTTTCTGGAAATAAATTGGTTTACATTGGTGGTTCTAATGGAACTTTTTCCACAACTTATTGGAACAATGTCTGGATTGGAGAGATAGACCAAAATAACCGTTCGGTTGTCAATTGGACTCAAGGAACTTCTTTTCCGGGTCAGACACGTACTTTTTTCGAACTTCAGCCTTGGAATAATGGTGTGATTCTTATCGGAGGAACTACGGATAATACTTTTGATACTTATACCAATGAAAATTACTTTTTTGATGCCAATAATAACACTTGGACTCAATTAACCAACAAACCAACAGCTTGGAATACTGGAAACGCAACTTCAATTTTTCTTGATGGCAGTTGGAAACTGATTTGTTCCGGAGGATTTGAACAGCAATATTTGAAAAAAACTGAAATCTATACACAAGAAAATTTATCTGTTTCCGATGATAAAACTTGTCAACTGAAAAATTTGAAAACCATAAGCGGAACTCGTCCGGGACTTCGATTTTGTCTTTCGGAAAACGGAGAAACGGACCTTACGATTTGGGATATGCAAGGCCGAAAAATCAGAAAAGAATCAAAAATTGCCGATAAAAAAGGAATGCACACAGTTTCGCTTGCCAATGAAGGTTTAAAAAGCGGATTGTATATGATTAATTTGAAGCAAAATCAAAACTCGGTTTCAAAAAAAATTCAGATAGTTAATTGATTGTTGTTGATTAAATATTAAATTCAATTTTAAAGAAATACTCTGGCAGTTTGTCGGAGTATTTTATTTGAAAAGTGTTTAAAAATCGTATTTTTGTCTCAAACAAGTTTTTAAATGGAATTCCTAGACCAGTATCAGAAAATTGTAGCAGACGCTATCGAAAAACATACTTTTACCAACAAGCCGGACGAGTTGTACCACCCGATGAATTACATCATTTCTCACGGTGGAAAGAGGCTTCGTCCGATTATGTTATTAATGGCTTGCGACCTTTTCAAAGGTGATTTGGATAAAGCTTTGAAACCTTCATTAGCAATCGAGTTCTTCCACAATTTCACTTTGATTCACGATGATATTATGGATGAAGCACCGTTGAGAAGAAATAAACCAACAATCCATACACTTCACGGGATTAATGTTGGGATACTTTCCGGAGATGCATTATTGATTAAAGCTTATCAATTTTTTGAAGATTTGGAACCGGAATTATTCAAAAAATGTATCAAGATATTCTCTGAAACAGGCGCTGTTCTTTGCGAAGGTCAACAATTTGACATTAATTTCGAAAACAGGTCGGATGTAAGTTACGATGATTATATTCAAATGATTACGTTCAAAACAGGTGTTTTAAGCGCTTCATCTTTCCAGATTGGAGCTTTGATTGCCGGAGCATCGGAAGAAGATGCAGAAGCAATGTACAACTTCGGAAAACATATTGGGATTGCTTTCCAAATTATGGACGATTACTTGGATGTTTTCGGAAATCAAGAACAATTCGGGAAAAAACACGCAGGAGATATTTACGAAAATAAGAAAACCATTCTTTACCTTTTGGCTCTTGAACATGCCAATCAGGAGGAATTATCTGAGCTTAATTATTGGTATTCCAAAAAAACGGATAATGTAGATAAAGTTTACAGTGTAGAAAAGATTTTCCGAAGAACAAAAGTGGATGACAAAGTTTTAAGACTGATTCAGAAGCATAATGAAATCGGACAATCTTATTTGGATAAAATAAATCTTCCGGACGAAAGTAAATTACCGTTCAGAGAATTGGCTAATTATCTTTTGAGAAGAGAAAGCTAAGAAAATATGATTTTTGGGCATTTTATCATAAAAAAATACAGAAAGTATAAAGGACAGGGTATTGGAACACGATTTGTAGTTGTGGGAATTCCATTGTTCCCAGTCCAGAGTTTTTATTTTCTTGAAAATAATAGAAGCATAGAAATAGATTTGCACTGGAAACATGCAGTTAAGATTTATGTCATTGTTATCTCACTAATCTATCTTTTAATAAAAGGCTTGACGAGGGATTATTATGACCATACATATAAAAATGCTTTAATTTATACAGTAATTTTCAATGCTCTAATTTATTTTTTATTAGATGCCTACACTAAAAAAGACAGACAAATTAGAGAACTTTTGTCTAAGGCGGTTTACATAAATGCTCTCCCAAAATTTTTAGGAAATGAAATGGCATATAATGTTCAGAAAAGTTTTATCCAAAACTATGGTGGAGGATGGAAAGATGCCATTAAAAATAACACTTACAGACAGGATGAATTACCTTTGCTATTCGCAATTGCGACATATGAAGATTACTTATACAAAAGTGATAAAAACCGATTGCTTTTTGAAAAGCTTTTTACAGAGTATAAAAAACGTGAAGGAATTAGGTAATTACTATTAAAAATCAATAATGAAATTCAGGACAGAAGTAGAGATTAATGAAAGTGGAAAAAAAATAGGCATCGAAGATTGTATATTCTCGATTGGTTCTTGTTTTGCGACGGAGATGCACGAGAAGTTTTCTGAAGGGCAGATTCAATCTCTCAATAATCCTTTCGGGACAATTTTCAATCCTTATTCTATTTTTCAGACTATTAAGCAGGTTTATGATGCAAAGGAATATCAGGAAAATGATTTGATTTTGGCTAATGAGAATTACATCAGTTTAGATCATCATTCGTCTTTTGATTCCAGATATGTGCACAAATCTTTGGAGAAAATCAATCAAAATATAGAAGAAGCCAATCAGTTTTTACAAAGCACAGACTTTGTGATAATCACGTTTGGAACATCTTATATTTATGAATTTCTGCCTAAAAATAAATTGGTTGCCAATTGCCATAAAATTCCACAAAAATTTTTTGAAAAACGATTTCTATCTCATCAAGAGCTGACGGATTCCATCAATAAAACCATCGAAATTCTAAAAGACATTTGTAGAAATGATGTTCAGATTTTGTTCACAGTTTCGCCGGTTCGTCATACAAAAGACGGAATTGTAGAAAATCAATTAAGTAAATCAAAACTGATTACTGCCATTCACGAATCGATTTCAGGAAAAGAAAATTGTAGGTATTTGCCGGTTTATGAGATTTTGATGGATGATCTTCGGGATTATCGTTTTTACAAAGATGATTTGATTCATCCTAATTATCAGGCTGTTCAATACATTTGGGGAAAATTTGGGAATGCTTATTTTTCTGATGAGGCTAAGGTTTTTATCAATGAAAATAATAAAATCCTAACTGCTCTAAATCATAAGACCAATGACGACAAGAATCCAAAATATCAGGAATTTTTGGATAAAATCAATCAGAAAATGATTGAACAACAAAAAAAAGTTAAACATAAAATATTTTAGTAATTATTAATTATAAATGATGAAATATAAAATTTTCACATTTTGACTCATCATTTATCACTCATCATTCATCATTAATATGATTGACACTCATACCCATTTATATTCTGACCAATTCGATGAAGACCGTTCTGAAATGATTCAACGGGCTTTGGATAAAGGCGTGGAAAAATTCTTTCTCCCCGCAATTGATTCTGAAACACACGAAAAAATGCTCTTATTAGAATCTGGATATCCGGGGAAAATATTTTCGATGATGGGACTTCACCCTTGTTCTGTAAAACCAGAATCTTGGGAATACGAATTACAATTAGTTAAAAATTATCTGGATCAAAGAGATTTTGTAGCGATTGGTGAAATCGGGATTGATTTGTATTGGGACAAATCGACTTTGGATATTCAGATTAAAGCTTTTGAACAGCAGATTGATTGGGCTATTGAAAAAGATATTCCAATCGTCATTCATTCGAGAGAAAGCTTTGATGAAACTTTTGAAGTTCTGGAAAGAAAGAAACATCCGAAATTACGTGGGATTTTCCATTGTTTTTCCGGAAATCTGGAACAGGCGAATCAGGCAATCGACCTCAATTTTGTTTTGGGAATAGGTGGAGTAGTGACTTTCAAAAATGGAAAAATTGATCAGTTTTTAAATCAAATTCCATTAGATAAAATCGTTCTGGAAACAGATTCACCTTACCTCGCACCAGTTCCTTTCCGTGGAAAACGTAACGAAAGTTCTTATGTAGAATTGGTTGCAGGGAAATTGGTAGATATCTATAAAAAAGACTTTTCGGAAATTGATCGGATTACAACTGAGAATGCTTTGAAGTTATTTAGAATTTAATAACATTAATCAGAAAGCAGAAACAAAAATAGTATTTAGTTAAAATATAAGTCATTATGAGAAAACTTTTATTTTTATTTATTTTAATATATAATTTCTGTTCTTCACAGCAGAGAAATCAGCCTGTAGAAATTAAAACAAGTTCAGATTATACGCATACAACTGGCGTGATTTTTCCAAAAGAATGGAATGGTTTTAAAAGAGACAGATTGGTTTCCTATGACTCCAAAAACTATAATATTGGCGCAACATACTATTTTAAGGCAAATAAGAAAGTCACAAATATTAGTATCTATATTTATCCTACAGAAGTTTCTAATGAAAATCTTAGAGACCAATTTTTATCTTTCAAAGAAGTTGTCAATAGAAATGCCACAAATCATCCAGAAATTTCACCTGAGTTTATAAAATTAAAATCGGAAAAAGTAATCGTAAACGGATTAAAATCATATTTCGATTACAATATTATTGTTCCGGACTTTATGAAAGGTCAGAAGGATCAAAACAATAAATCTTTATTTTCGGTTTATGATTGCGGAAAATGGAATGTTAAGTTTAGGATTAGTGTAGAAAATGGAGATTTTGAGCGAGTAAAACAATTAGAAAATGCTGTAATGACTTCTTTTGAACCTATTAAAATTGCAGAAAAATATCAAATTGAGAGTGGCAAAAATGCTAAAATTCTTATTTCAAAAACGGCACAAAGAGATTCTTTAATGCTAAAATCTACAATCGAAGAAGCAGAAGCAAAAAAAGAATGGCTAAATGTTAACAAAAGTGTTGAAGAATTATCTGCTGGTTTCAGTGATTTCGAAATTGAATCTTACGTCAGCGCAATTTAACAAAAACTCAAATTTTATAATGATAACAAAGATAAAATGATAGGAAACGAGAAAACAAAAATCTATTTTGAAAGTCTTCAAAAAATTGTTGATAAGGGATTTCTGAAGGATTTTATTTATTCACAAACCTTTGGAGTTGTTATTTATCCAGACGGAGAAAATCGAAAAAATCTTTATTCTGATTTCATAAAACAAAATAATATTCCGGAAGATGTAATCGAATTGATGTATAGAATTTATTATTAAGACTTCAAATTTTAAGATTAAAAATAAAAAAATAGCCGAATTATTTCGGCTATTTCAATTTATTTCTTTCTAAAAAATCCTTTATTTTTAGGTTTCTTAAAACCGATTTCAGTTTTTGCCTGAGGTTTTGGTCTTGGTGTAAAAGGTTTGTTATTACTGTCTCTTTTTTGCTCCACCAAATTATCTGTATGATATGGATGATCTGTCACAACAGGGATTTTCTTACCAATCAGTTTTTCTGTACTTCTAAGATTCGCTAAATCCAAACCGTCAACAAACGAAAAAGAAGTTCCTTCTGAACCCGCTCTACCAGTTCGTCCGATTCTGTGAACATATGTCTCAGAAACATCAGATAATTCATAATTCACAACATATTTCAGCTCATCGATGTCAATTCCTCGCGCTGCAATGTCTGTCGCAACCAGAACTCTTGTCTTTTTCGATTTGAAGTTGGAAAGTGCATTTTGTCTTGCATTCTGAGATTTGTTTCCGTGTATCGCTTCAGCAGAAATTTTGGATTGATGAAGTTTTCTGGCAATTTTGTCCGCGCCGTGTTTAGTTCTGGAAAATACCAAAACCTGATCCAATTTTGGGTTTTCCAAAAGGTGAATTAACAAATCGGTTTTATTAGAATTATCAACAAAATAAATACTTTGCTGAATTGTGTCTGCAGTGGAAGAAACCGGAGCAACTTCTACTTTTACAGGATTTACTAGAATCTCAGAAGC
Protein-coding sequences here:
- a CDS encoding Kelch repeat-containing protein, producing MKKSLLFILTSVLCEMFFGQWTTGADMPEGIRAGNSISYSDASNNAYMYVIGGRNDQEIISNKTYRYNIRTNTWDTKQNAPTPILGAASARIGDNIFIIGGMVTTPGTVTRKVYKYNIENDIWSNVADFPRAFTDGDAVPYQDSLIYVVGSYNSEKTFVYNINKDKWRECNAVPSPGTSLSYGALSVSGNKLVYIGGSNGTFSTTYWNNVWIGEIDQNNRSVVNWTQGTSFPGQTRTFFELQPWNNGVILIGGTTDNTFDTYTNENYFFDANNNTWTQLTNKPTAWNTGNATSIFLDGSWKLICSGGFEQQYLKKTEIYTQENLSVSDDKTCQLKNLKTISGTRPGLRFCLSENGETDLTIWDMQGRKIRKESKIADKKGMHTVSLANEGLKSGLYMINLKQNQNSVSKKIQIVN
- a CDS encoding polyprenyl synthetase family protein, whose protein sequence is MEFLDQYQKIVADAIEKHTFTNKPDELYHPMNYIISHGGKRLRPIMLLMACDLFKGDLDKALKPSLAIEFFHNFTLIHDDIMDEAPLRRNKPTIHTLHGINVGILSGDALLIKAYQFFEDLEPELFKKCIKIFSETGAVLCEGQQFDINFENRSDVSYDDYIQMITFKTGVLSASSFQIGALIAGASEEDAEAMYNFGKHIGIAFQIMDDYLDVFGNQEQFGKKHAGDIYENKKTILYLLALEHANQEELSELNYWYSKKTDNVDKVYSVEKIFRRTKVDDKVLRLIQKHNEIGQSYLDKINLPDESKLPFRELANYLLRRES
- a CDS encoding GSCFA domain-containing protein; this translates as MKFRTEVEINESGKKIGIEDCIFSIGSCFATEMHEKFSEGQIQSLNNPFGTIFNPYSIFQTIKQVYDAKEYQENDLILANENYISLDHHSSFDSRYVHKSLEKINQNIEEANQFLQSTDFVIITFGTSYIYEFLPKNKLVANCHKIPQKFFEKRFLSHQELTDSINKTIEILKDICRNDVQILFTVSPVRHTKDGIVENQLSKSKLITAIHESISGKENCRYLPVYEILMDDLRDYRFYKDDLIHPNYQAVQYIWGKFGNAYFSDEAKVFINENNKILTALNHKTNDDKNPKYQEFLDKINQKMIEQQKKVKHKIF
- a CDS encoding TatD family hydrolase, which translates into the protein MIDTHTHLYSDQFDEDRSEMIQRALDKGVEKFFLPAIDSETHEKMLLLESGYPGKIFSMMGLHPCSVKPESWEYELQLVKNYLDQRDFVAIGEIGIDLYWDKSTLDIQIKAFEQQIDWAIEKDIPIVIHSRESFDETFEVLERKKHPKLRGIFHCFSGNLEQANQAIDLNFVLGIGGVVTFKNGKIDQFLNQIPLDKIVLETDSPYLAPVPFRGKRNESSYVELVAGKLVDIYKKDFSEIDRITTENALKLFRI
- a CDS encoding DEAD/DEAH box helicase: MNFEELGLIKPILDALKAQGYEQPTPIQEKAIPSILQKKDLLGSAQTGTGKTAAFAIPILQNLSEKDQRTNQIKALILTPTRELAIQIEENFQAYGKHLKLKSLVIFGGVKQHAQEQQLKRGVDILIATPGRLLDFISQGIIKLHHLQIFVLDEADRMLDMGFVHDVKKILKIIPAKRQNLFFSATMPKEIANLASEILVNPVKVEVAPVSSTADTIQQSIYFVDNSNKTDLLIHLLENPKLDQVLVFSRTKHGADKIARKLHQSKISAEAIHGNKSQNARQNALSNFKSKKTRVLVATDIAARGIDIDELKYVVNYELSDVSETYVHRIGRTGRAGSEGTSFSFVDGLDLANLRSTEKLIGKKIPVVTDHPYHTDNLVEQKRDSNNKPFTPRPKPQAKTEIGFKKPKNKGFFRKK